A region from the Mya arenaria isolate MELC-2E11 chromosome 2, ASM2691426v1 genome encodes:
- the LOC128203293 gene encoding rho GDP-dissociation inhibitor 1-like, whose amino-acid sequence MAESEEQQLEQVPEEETGPSVNYKPPAEKTIDEIAKTDAEDESLRKYKEQLLGNIEERVFWPNDPNKVILRKMSIVCDGRPDKEIDLGDKGQLKDMKFYVKEGAKYRIMITFNVQREIVAGLRFTNRISKGPFKNKEEYMVGSYGPKKEVHEYKSPEETFPGGLGLRGEYKVKSLFTDDDKNEILAWEWKLEIKKDWKD is encoded by the exons ATGGCTGAGAGCGAGGAACAACAACTTGAACAAGTGCCTGAGGAGGAAACAGGACCAAGTGTCAACTATAAGCCGCCTGCAGAGAAAACCATCGACGAGATTGCTAAAACTGATGCTGAGGATGAAAGTCTCAGGAAATACAAGGAGCAGCTTCTTGGAAATATAGAAGAAAGAGTGTTCT GGCCAAATGATCCAAATAAAGTGATCCTAAGAAAGATGTCAATAGTATGTGATGGAAGGCCAGATAAAGAAATTGACCTAGGTG ACAAAGGCCAACTGAAGGACATGAAGTTCTATGTGAAGGAGGGCGCCAAGTATCGAATCATGATCACCTTCAACGTGCAGCGCGAGATTGTTGCAGGGCTCCGGTTCACCAATAGAATCTCTAAAGGACCTTTTAAAA ATAAAGAGGAGTATATGGTTGGTAGTTACGGGCCCAAGAAGGAAGTTCACGAGTACAAGTCTCCGGAGGAAACGTTCCCGGGGGGCCTCGGGCTGCGCGGAGAGTACAAGGTGAAAAGCTTGTTCACTGATGACGATAAAAACGAAATTCTCGCCTGGGAGTGGAAGCTTGAAATTAAAAAGGATTGGAAGGACTAA